The genomic DNA CAGGTTCAATGGCACCAGCGTGTAGCCCTTTTGCTCGACCTTGCCGATCAGGCGCTTGATGTCGTCCTTCTTGAGCAGCAGTTTCTTGGTGCGCGCGGATTCGGGGTTGACGTGGGTCGAGGCCGTCTTGAGCGGATTGATCAGGCAACCGAGCAGGTACAGCTCTCCATCACGTATCAGCACATAGCCGTCGGTCAATTGCACCTTGCCCTCGCGCAGCGCCTTGACCTCCCAGCCGTGCAACACCATGCCCGCCTCGTGGCGCTCCTCGAAGAAATAGTTGAAGGCCGCTTTTTTGTTGTCGGCAATGCGGGACGTAGGATCTGGTTTTTTGGCCATGGGGTGAGAGCGTGTTTGCACTTTTACGTGCCCGCGAAAACCGGAGAAAGGCCCGGCAGATGGGCGCAGGACGCGCCGAAGTATCGATACTGCAAGCGGACTGCGACAACGTGGCCGGGCCTTTCCCCGGCTTTCCCGAAAGGTTGGACCCGGACGCAGGTACTTGAGGCTCAGGACACGCTTTAAAAGATGCGGCGCAAACCGGGAGATAAAAGGCCTCCCTACAATTGTCGTCGTCTCGCACCCGCGATTCTAATTTCCTCTGGCTTGCGCGCACCGGTGCAGGCGCCGTCTGCATGAAAACCGTCCACAAGTCCGTCCTCATCTGGTATAGCCCCGAAGAAATGTTTGCCCTGGTCACCGGGGTGGAGCACTACCCCCAGTTCCTGCCATGGTGCGACCATGCCGCCGTGCTCGAGCAGACCGCAGAGGGCATGACCGCCGAGGTAGGCATTTCATTTGGCGGCATCCGCCAGACCTTCGTGACGCACAACACCCATGAGGCAGGCCGGCGCGTGCGGATGCGGCTGGTCAAGGGGCCTTTCTCGCAGCTCGACGGCGACTGGCTTTTTCACCCCGTGGGCGATGGCAGCCAGCGGGCCTGCCGCGTGGAGTTGAGCCTGAATTACGGTTTTGACAACGCGGCCCTGGCGGCGCTGGTAGGCCCTGTGTTCGACCGCATCGCGGGCAGCATGGTCGATGCCTTCGTGAAGCGCGCGGAACAGGTGTATGGCTGAGGAGCCGGCTGGTGCGGACATCGCAACCCCGCGCGCACCCGCTCTGATGCGGATCACCGTGCTGGTCTCGCTGGCGCCCCGGCAGGTCAGCGAATGCACTGTGCAATTGCACCCTGGAAGCACGCTCGCCGATGCCCTGCAAGCCGCCGGGCAGATGGCTGCGCGGCGCGAGGGCATGGCGTGCGGCATCTGGGGCCGTGCCATGCCCGAGACGACGCTGCTCAAGGACGGGGACCGCGTGGAGTTGTACCGGGAGCTCAAGGTGGACCCCAAGGTGGCACGCCGCGAGCGGTTTGCCCGGCAGGGCGCGCGTTCCACGGGCCTCTTCGCGCGGCAGCGGCCGGGCGGCAAGTCAGGCTACTGATCGGGATACCAATTGAAACAAAAACGGCGCCTCAGGCGCCGTTTTTTTGCCACGGATGACCGCTCAGCGTTTGCAGTCGGAGGCGATGATCGTGTCGATGCGCTTGACCTCTGCATTGCGCTGGGCCTCGTCCAGGAAGACGCGCTCGCCCTGTGCATTGCTCTGCCTGATCGGCGCGCCGGTCTCGAAAGTGGCCTTGGCCGCGCGCGCACGGGTGCAGTTTTCTGCCTTGGCCTTGGCGATCCTGTCGTCTTCGGCTTTCTTCTTGGCGGCTTCGGCGGCCTCTGCCTCAGCCTTGCGCTTTTCCAGCTCCTTGTCCTTGCCGGCGGCGCTGGCGGGAGCGCGGGGGGATGCGGCCGCAGGCGCAGCAGCCGAGGCGGGGGCATCGGCCGCTTCCGGCGCACTGGCGGCTGCCGCAGGCACGCGTGCAGCCGCGTAGCTTGGCTGCTTGAGGATGCTCTTTTCCGGGATGTCCTGTGGCGGCGGGCGGTCGCTGAAGACCTTGCGGCCGTCCTTGTCGATCCACTGCCATTGGGCAGCGGCACCCAGGGCCCAGGTGCAGGCAACGGCCAGCAAAACAAGCTTGTGCAATTTCATGCAGGCAAGTTTAGCCGTGCAGCAACGCAGCCGCCAGTGCGTGCGCAAAGGAGCGCGAGCCCTGCGGTGCCCCGCGGACGCGGGTACAATCCGTTTTTTGGAGCTTTCTCATGCGCCTTCTTGGAAAAGCGCTCACCTTCGACGATGTGTTGCTGGTGCCAGCGTACTCCCAGGTCCTGCCCAAGGACACGTCCCTCGCGACGAAACTCTCCCGCAATATCCAACTGAACTTGCCGCTCGTGTCCGCTGCCATGGACACCGTGACCGAGGCGCGCCTGGCCATTGCCATTGCCCAGGAGGGCGGCATCGGCATCGTGCACAAGAACCTCACGGCGCAGGAGCAGGCCGCCCAGGTGGCCAAGGTCAAGCGCTATGAATCCGGCGTGCTGCGCGACCCGGTCGTCATCACCCCCGAGCACACCGTGCTGCAGGTGCTGCAGCTGTCCGAACAGCTCGGCATCTCGGGCTTTCCGGTGTGCGACGGCGGCAAGGTGGTGGGCATCGTCACGGGCCGTGACCTGCGCTTTGAAACGCGCTACGACGTCAAGGTCCACCAGATCATGACCCCGCGCGAGAAGCTCATCACCGTCAACGAAAAGGAAGGCACCTCGCCTGCCGAAGCCAAGGCGCTGCTCAACAAGCACAAGCTCGAGCGCATCCTGGTCGTGAACGACGCGTTCGAGCTCAAGGGCCTGATCACCGTCAAGGACATCACCAAGCAAACCAGCTTCCCCAACGCCGCCCGCGACCCCTCGGGCCGCCTGCGCGTGGGCGCCGCTGTCGGCGTGGGTGAAGGCACCGAAGAGCGCGTCGAAGCCCTGGTCAAGGCCGGTGTGGACGCCATCGTGGTCGACACCGCCCATGGCCACAGCAAGGGCGTGATCGAGCGCGTGCGCTGGGTCAAGCAGAACTACCCGCAGGTCGACGTGATCGGCGGCAACATCGCCACCGGCGCGGCCGCACTGGCGCTGGTCGAGGCGGGCGCCGACGCGGTCAAGGTCGGTATCGGCCCGGGCTCCATCTGCACCACGCGCATCGTGGCCGGTGTGGGCGTGCCCCAGATCATGGCCATCGACAGCGTGGCCACCGCCCTCAAGGGCACGGGCGTGCCGCTGATCGCGGACGGCGGCGTGCGCTACAGCGGTGACATCGCCAAGGCGCTGGCTGCAGGCGCCAGCACCATCATGATGGGCGGCATGTTCGCGGGCACCGAAGAAGCGCCCGGCGAAGTCATCCTGTTCCAGGGCCGCAGCTACAAGAGCTACCGCGGCATGGGCAGCATCGGTGCCATGCAGCAGGGCAGCGCCGACCGCTACTTCCAGGAATCCACCACCGGCAATCCCAACGCCGACAAGCTCGTGCCCGAGGGCATCGAAGGCCGCGTGCCCTACAAGGGCTCCATGGTCTCCATCGTGTTCCAGATGGCCGGTGGCGTGCGCGCCGCCATGGGCTACTGCGGTTGCGCCACCATCGACGACATGAACAACAAGGCCGAGTTCGTCGAGATCACCACCGCCGGTATCCGCGAAAGTCACGTGCACGACGTTCAAATTACGAAGGAGGCCCCCAACTACAGGGCTGACTGAGCACCGCCGATCCAATCTGGCCTGATTGAAAATATCTGGTCAGAATGATATAGTCTGGTCTGAATTCACCATTCAGGCCAGACTTTTCTTTTTGGGGTCCGCGCATCCATGCAGTCCGTCGGCATCTACGAAGCCAAGAGCAGGTTCTCCGCCCTGATCGAGCTGGTCGAGCAGGGCGAGGAAGTGCGCATCACCCGCCACGGCAAAGAGGTTGTGCGCCTGCTGCCCGTGCGCCGCCGCCCCGTCATCACCGACGAGCAGATCGCTCGCGAGCTGGGCCAGATGGATGCTTTGCACGCCAGCATCCGGCCCGCAGGCGAAGTGGCCACTCCCGACACCTTGCGCCGCAAGGGCAGGGCTGCAGCATGACTGCCTTCGTCCTCGACGCCTCCGTCACCGCCGCCTGGCTGCTGCCCGATGCGGCCAGCGAGCACACGCGCCGCCTCTACACCCTGATCCGCCGCGACGAGGTCGAGCCCCAGGCCCCCAACCTCTGGCAGTGGGAGTGCAGCAACCTCATCTCCAGCGGCGTTCACAGCGGCCGCATCCCGCCCGCATCGATCGAAGGCCTGTGGGGCGTGCTCGAAGCCATTCGCCACCGTGTGGAGCTGCACGAACTGGCCCCCGCCCAGCACAAGGCCGTGCTCGACGTTGCGCTCGATACCGGCCTGCCCACGTTCGACGCCGCCTACCTGTGGCTGGCCCGCTCCCTGC from Acidovorax sp. A79 includes the following:
- a CDS encoding type II toxin-antitoxin system VapC family toxin, whose protein sequence is MTAFVLDASVTAAWLLPDAASEHTRRLYTLIRRDEVEPQAPNLWQWECSNLISSGVHSGRIPPASIEGLWGVLEAIRHRVELHELAPAQHKAVLDVALDTGLPTFDAAYLWLARSLRLPLATFDAAQAAAAQRSGVPLLDLSSL
- the smpB gene encoding SsrA-binding protein SmpB, whose amino-acid sequence is MAKKPDPTSRIADNKKAAFNYFFEERHEAGMVLHGWEVKALREGKVQLTDGYVLIRDGELYLLGCLINPLKTASTHVNPESARTKKLLLKKDDIKRLIGKVEQKGYTLVPLNLHWKNGFVKCEIALAKGKAEHDKRDTIKDREGKREVERAMKSRNR
- the guaB gene encoding IMP dehydrogenase; protein product: MRLLGKALTFDDVLLVPAYSQVLPKDTSLATKLSRNIQLNLPLVSAAMDTVTEARLAIAIAQEGGIGIVHKNLTAQEQAAQVAKVKRYESGVLRDPVVITPEHTVLQVLQLSEQLGISGFPVCDGGKVVGIVTGRDLRFETRYDVKVHQIMTPREKLITVNEKEGTSPAEAKALLNKHKLERILVVNDAFELKGLITVKDITKQTSFPNAARDPSGRLRVGAAVGVGEGTEERVEALVKAGVDAIVVDTAHGHSKGVIERVRWVKQNYPQVDVIGGNIATGAAALALVEAGADAVKVGIGPGSICTTRIVAGVGVPQIMAIDSVATALKGTGVPLIADGGVRYSGDIAKALAAGASTIMMGGMFAGTEEAPGEVILFQGRSYKSYRGMGSIGAMQQGSADRYFQESTTGNPNADKLVPEGIEGRVPYKGSMVSIVFQMAGGVRAAMGYCGCATIDDMNNKAEFVEITTAGIRESHVHDVQITKEAPNYRAD
- a CDS encoding type II toxin-antitoxin system RatA family toxin, translating into MKTVHKSVLIWYSPEEMFALVTGVEHYPQFLPWCDHAAVLEQTAEGMTAEVGISFGGIRQTFVTHNTHEAGRRVRMRLVKGPFSQLDGDWLFHPVGDGSQRACRVELSLNYGFDNAALAALVGPVFDRIAGSMVDAFVKRAEQVYG
- a CDS encoding RnfH family protein → MAEEPAGADIATPRAPALMRITVLVSLAPRQVSECTVQLHPGSTLADALQAAGQMAARREGMACGIWGRAMPETTLLKDGDRVELYRELKVDPKVARRERFARQGARSTGLFARQRPGGKSGY
- a CDS encoding type II toxin-antitoxin system Phd/YefM family antitoxin: MQSVGIYEAKSRFSALIELVEQGEEVRITRHGKEVVRLLPVRRRPVITDEQIARELGQMDALHASIRPAGEVATPDTLRRKGRAAA
- a CDS encoding DUF4124 domain-containing protein — its product is MKLHKLVLLAVACTWALGAAAQWQWIDKDGRKVFSDRPPPQDIPEKSILKQPSYAAARVPAAAASAPEAADAPASAAAPAAASPRAPASAAGKDKELEKRKAEAEAAEAAKKKAEDDRIAKAKAENCTRARAAKATFETGAPIRQSNAQGERVFLDEAQRNAEVKRIDTIIASDCKR